One Oryza glaberrima chromosome 11, OglaRS2, whole genome shotgun sequence genomic region harbors:
- the LOC127755684 gene encoding uncharacterized protein LOC127755684: MGRKKRLNIVQSSLQYCSGQGTSNEHSSPQVEPPEAFEDDGIHDEQQDDGTLNISGEDDVKKRGPTMLPYVWDLPDGKRIVVKCNKLGQPIGAEGGLLGQFLGTIARNGSYCPLDKKTWRKVKENKGDLTILQFVQTKFLYPHFCEKWILKSIGRDWRRFKAALKEKWFNPKKKRSSLYKLCPEDIEKDKWEALINYWKSKKGKILSAKNKRSRAMLKNPHSAGTKSYARWSDDMRQDDPNKKQPHRAHVYLATHKKRGNDKDEHVAELENLVEEQPELAQNDQGRVAWEGDALHKVLGEEKPGHVHGMGLLPVPKQVYGHTSHHLKNINITTVDHSSDEDMDVRQELRELKELLKKHEKAIEEQQNKETCNGKSGPTKVNYERAYDGNVQEQAIRANRKRIQCNARELDESESEQRITSMNKKRHREQLNMHENTDMEHLGYEVDHNHKEIPSHDDSSSLYAQDFRQETIDISFNPD, encoded by the exons ATGGGAAGAAAGAAACGGTTAAATATAGTGCAAAGCAGCCTTCAATATTGCAGTGGACAGGGCACTAGTAATGAACATTCCTCGCCACAAGTTGAGCCTCCTGAAGCATTTGAAGACGATGGGATCCATGATGAGCAGCAAGATGATGGGACCTTGAATATCTCAG GAGAAGATGATGTGAAAAAGCGTGGACCGACTATGTTACCGTATGTTTGGGATCTTCCAGATGGGAAACGCATAGTTGTAAAATGTAACAAACTAGGGCAACCCATTGGGGCAGAAGGTGGGTTGTTAGGACAATTTTTGGGCACAATAGCAAGAAATGGAAGCTACTGTCCATTAGATAAGAAGACCTGGAGAAAAGTCAAAGAGAACAAAGGAGATCTAACAATACTACAATTTGTACAG ACAAAGTTCTTGTACCCTCATTTCTGTGAGAAATGGATATTGAAATCAATTGGAAGAGATTGGAGGCGATTCAAGGCAGCACTGAAGGAAAAATGGTTTAATCCTAAGAAGAAGCGTTCTTCTCTCTATAAGCTTTGTCCAGAGGATATAGAGAAAGACAAATGGGAAGCACTTATCAACTATTGGAAGTCAAAGAAAGGAAAG ATCCTTAGTGCGAAGAACAAAAGAAGTCGTGCAATGTTGAAGAACCCCCACTCGGCAGGAACAAAGAGTTATGCTCGTTGGTCTGATGACATG AGACAAGATGATCCAAATAAGAAGCAACCACATAGAGCGCATGTTTACCTAGCAACTCACAAAAAAAGGGGCAATGATAAAGATGAACATGTG GCTGAATTAGAGAACCTTGTTGAAGAACAACCAGAATTGGCACAAAATGATCAGGGAAGAGTTGCATGGGAAGGTGATGCTCTACATAAAGTATTGGGCGAAGAAAAACCTGGCCATGTGCATGGGATGGGATTGCTTCCTGTTCCTAAACAAGTTTATGGCCACACATCACATCATCTCAAGAACATAAATATTACTACAGTGGATCACTCATCAGATGAAGACATGGATGTTAGACAGGAACTAAGGGAATTAAAGGAACTGTTGAAAAAACATGAGAAAGCAATTGAAGAGCAGCAGAACAAGGAGACATGCAATGGGAAAAGTGGACCAACTAAG GTAAACTATGAAAGAGCTTATGATGGCAATGTTCAAGAACAAGCAATAAGAGCTAATAGAAAG AGAATTCAGTGCAATGCACGTGAACTTGACGAATCTGAGAGTGAACAAAGAATTACATCAATG AACAAAAAAAGGCACAGGGAACAACTGAACATGCATGAGAACACTGATATGGAGCATTTAGGCTATGAG GTGGATCATAACCATAAGGAAATACCAAGCCACGACGACTCATCATCACTCTATGCTCAGGATTTTCGACAGGAG ACCATTGATATATCATTTAATCCTGACTGA